In Flammeovirgaceae bacterium, the sequence GGGCAAATACCTTTTTATCCGACCTTGAATGAGGTCATCGACACGGAACCCATAACCGTTTTATCGTTAAAGAAGGAAATGCTATCCGTTTCGTCCTTCAGGCCAAGGATATAAATCATGGGTAAATAATGATCGGGAGTAGGAATAGCAAGTTGGGCAGCCTTGCCCAGCGACTCGTACCGGAGCAGCGGCTGATGGCTGTTTCGTTGAATGAAGTCCTTAAATTTTTCATTGGCTTCAATGGCCCAGTCGAACCCCGCATCAGGCAGGTTCCAGTTCATGATGCGCAGGTTATGTACCATGTTGCCGCTACCAATGATGAGTACACCCTTTTTTCTGAGTTCACTTATTTCACGAGCCAGTTCGTAATGATATTCCGGTGGTTTGCTGGAATCAATACTCAACTGGAATACCGGTATTGTTGCTTCGGGGTACATCTGCCGCACCACCGACCAGGTGCCGTGGTCAAGTCCCCATTCATGATCAAGCCCAACGGTTGTTTTTGTTACCCGGTTTGCGGTATGCCTGGCCAGTTCCGGACTGCCCGGGGCAGGATACTGAACATCGAACAGGGCTTTCGGAAAACCATAAAAGTCATGGATTGTTTTTGGTTTTTCCATAGCCGTAACCCACGTACCCTTTGTGTACCAGTGTGCCGAAATGCAGAGCACGGCTTGTGGTGCAGGAATTTCTTTTCCGATAGCGGCCCAGCCCCGGCTGAACTCATTGTCTTCAATGCCGTTCATCGGTGAACCATGACCGATAAACAGCAGGGGCATGGTTGTGTTTTCTTTGTAAAGTTTGTCAGTATATTTTTTCAGATCGTTTAGTGTGGCCATGCCCAATAATGAGGTTAACAGGTTAAGAAACTCAATCCGGTTCATTTTCAGGTTAAACAGGCGCTGTCAGGCCAAAGTTCATGATGTCATTCGGTAGAATGTTGTTAACCCTTATATTTGCAATTCTTTAAGCGGTTTATTCATCCGGAGAGGTGGGTGAGAGGCTTAAACCAGCAGTTTGCTAAACTGTCGTACATGTAAAAGTGTACCGGGGGTTCGAATCCCCCCCTCTCCGCAGGGTTTTTTATGACCCTTTTTTCTTTGACATAATGGTCCCGTAGCTCAATGGATAGAGCAACTGCCTTTAAGGATGGAGCCTCTTGTCAGAAACAAAATGACGGGAGTGGATGGCGCTGTTTCGGTGAACCCTTCGCGGGCTGCATGGCAACACCGAGGAAATTTCTGGTTTTCTTTATTTTTAATTTATGAAGAATCATCATACCAAAAGTAAAGGAGACCTGGGAGTGTTAAAGGCGCAAGCTGATTTATGTGCCAAGGGATTTTTAGTGTGTCTTGCCACTATCGGAGCATGCACCTTTTGATCTGGTGGCATATAAACAGGGGGTTTTTAAACGAGTTCAGGTTAAAGCACGGACAATCAAGAAAGGAAGAATTGACGTTAGATTTGAACACTCATATGCTGACAGCCGGGGTGTTCATACGAAACGTGTAAATTTTAATGAATTTGATCTTTATTGTGTTTATTGTCTGGATAATGATACCTGTTATTATTTTAACCCCAGGTATTTCTCAAAAAATATCTTCCTCAGTTTGCGGGTAGATCCTCCCAAGAATAATCAGAACCGGTTAGTTAACTGGGCCGATGATTATCGGGAAGTTCCGTAGAGACTATACGCGTCACACCTGAAATGGTGAAGATATAGTCCAGACCCCAAATCCTTTATTTTTAAAAAAAGGAGCGATGAAAATCGTAGTTGGTATGCTAAGCAGTAGGTTGCTGGTTCGACCCCAGCCGGGATCGCATAAAGATTGAAATGGATTGGAGTGCAGGTTTATATTTCTAATTTTGCACTCCTTTATTTTCGGGGTGTAGCGAAGCCCGGTATCGCGCTTGGTTTGGGACCAAGAGATCGTCAGTTCGAATCTGGCCACCCCGACATTGTTAACCTTATTTTGTTTCGTTGAAACAGATTCTTGAGCGCTACACAAAAGACCAGGTAAAAAAGGCCGCGCAGGTTAAAGCAATTTTTTTTGATGTGGACGGTGTGCTTACCGATGGGAAAATCATTTACGATGACAGCGGCCGCGAAATCAAGGAATTCAATGTTAAAGATGGCCTTATCATCAGCCACCTGAAAAAAGCAGGCATTATTGCAGGGGCGATTTCGGGCAGGGAGAGTGCGGCTGTTTCTAAACGTTGTGCCGAATTAAATCTTGATTTCTGCCATCAGGGTATACTGGATAAAGGATCGGTCTGCGAAAAACTGATGGCGCATTTTAAACTCAAAGCAAAACAGGTTGCCTTTATTGGTGATGACATTAATGATCTGCCGGTTTTTAAGAAAGTAGGCTTTCCCGTTTGCCCGGCCGATGCCATGTTTTACCTTCATAACCGGGTCGCTTTGGTTACCTTTGCAAAAGGAGGCAAGGGTGTGCTGCGCGAAGTGGCTGATCTTGTACTGGCAGCCAAAGGTCAACTTAAAAGTTTGAACATAAAATGATGGAAAAGTTCAGGTCAGTTGTTTCGGTGACCGATAGCATAAGTCTTGGTTCTGATCGGCTTGTGCTTTTTGCAGGCCCGTGCGTTGCAGAGAGTTACGACATCTGTATGGAGACCGGTACACAGGTGAAGGCAAGCTGCGAAAAGCTGGGAATTGATTATGTGTTCAAAGCTTCGTTTGACAAGGCCAACCGGACTTCCGGTGGTTCATACCGGGGTCCTTCGGTTGATATGGGACTGGAGATCCTTGCTATGGTAAAAAAAGATTTGAAGGTCCCTATTGTAACGGATGTTCACGAATCCTATCAGTGTGCCGAAGTTGCATCGGTAGTTGATGTGCTTCAGATACCGGCATTTCTATGCCGCCAAACCGATTTACTGAAAGCCGCAGCCCGTACCGGCAAAGCTGTGAAGATTAAAAAAGGCCAGTTTATGGCGCCTGAAGACATGAAGTATGCAGTGGATAAAGTTCGCAGCGAAGGCAATGATAACGTTTTTCTTACCGAACGTGGGGCGAGTTTTGGGTACCATACCCTGGTTGTTGATATGCGATCGTTGCCCATTATGCGGCAGTTTACCCCGGTAGTTTTTGATGTGACACACTCGGTGCAGCAACCCGGGGGCAAAGGCGGCTCTTCGGGCGGACAGCGCGAGTTTGCTCCCTTTCTTGCCCGCGCGGCAGCAGCAGCCGGAGTAGATGGATTTTTTATTGAAACACACCCTAATCCCGAAAAGGCCCTCAGCGATGGCCCTAATATGATTCCACTAAGCGAAATGGAAGAATTTTTGACCGTGTTGAAGAAGTTCTGGGATTTGAATAGGTCACTCACTCATTAGAATTTCTTCTTACCTGTTGGCCATTGGGTACTTTTAGTATATTTGACTTTAAAATCTACCAATTTAGTGGAGTTCACAGTTCTTCAAGCCTATGTATTGGCCGTAGTGGTGCTGTTGATTGTGGCGCTGTACCGCGAATGGTTTAACCCGGCTCTTACCTTCTTCATTGCCATACTGGCATTTTTACTGGCCGGTGTTTTAACACCCCAGGAATTGCTTCGTGGACTAAGCAACCAGCAGATTATTTTGATATTTCTGCTTATTCTTATTACAGCCGGTATCCGATCGGTGTTTGGTGGTGCCTGGTTTGCAAACCTGTTCAGATCAAATCAAAGTCCGCGGAACTTTTTACTTAAGATGACGACCTTCTCGGCATCTGTTTCGGCATTCCTCAACAACACACCCATTGTTGCATTCCTGATTCCGTATGTTAAAGATTGGGCCGACCGTACCGGTACACCGGCTTCCAAGTTGCTGATTCCGTTATCGTATGCTACCATCCTTGGCGGGATGATTACCGTTATCGGTACATCAACCAACCTGGTATTACTCGGACTTATTTCGCAGTATAACCTGCCCTTGCTGTCGTACCGTGATTTTCTGTTCCTGGGCATTATCGTCACCCTTGTCGGGATAGCCTACCTGTATTTCATCGGTTACCGGCTCCTGCCTGATCACGGCAGTAAACTCAGTGCGGTCCGTCAAAATTTAAAAGAATACCTTGTTGAAGCAGAAGTACATCCGGGCTCCTCGCTGATTGGTAAATCGGTGAAGGAGGCCGGTTTGCGTAACCTGAAAGATCTTTTTCTGGTTGAGATCATCCGGCATGATGAAGTGATTTCACCGGTTTCGCCAGAAGAGGTGCTTGCGGCTGGCGACTCGCTTTATTTTTCCGGTAATACACAATCCATTTATAATCTTATCCGGCACGATAACGGTTTACGCATAGCCCAGGATGCCTCTGTTGAACAGTTCAATTTTGTAGAGGCCGTTATTCCGGCCAGTTCAACCCTGATCGGCATGCGAATTAAAGATTCCGATTTCCGGAAGAAGTTTAATGCTTCAATTGTTGCAATTCATCGCGATGGCAAGCGCATTTCGGGCCGGATAGGCGAGAGGCAATTGATGGGTGGTGATTTTCTGTTACTGCTATCGGGGAACCATCAGCACTCCGGTTTGCATGAGAAAGATTTGTTTTTTGTTTCGGCTCCAAAAAAAGTTGAGTCAAGTCGTTCCACACTACGCGTTGGAGTGGGTGTCGGAAGTGCCGCTTTATTGATAGCCGGTATTACCGGGCTTATTCCATTGTTTACCTCATGCCTGATTATTCTTACGGCTATGATACTGTTTAAAATTCTTAATCTCGAACAAATTACCCGCAACCTCGATTTTAGTTTGCTCATGGTATTGGTGTGTTCGCTGGCCATTGGTGTTGCTCTCGAAAAATCAGGAGCGGCAAATCTGGTTGCTGCGGGTTTAATTACTGTAAGCAAATCATTGGGTAGTGTGGGTGCGCTTACAGCATTGTTCCTTGTTACCACCCTGGTTACAGCGTTGGTTACCAATCCGGCAGCGGTATCCATTATGTTCCCTATAGCCATGGAGTTGTCAGGACAGTTGCAGGTATCATCCACACCTTTTTTTGTGGCTATTGCCTTTGCTGCATCAGGCGATTTTATGACGCCCATTGGCTACCAGACAAACCTGATGGTGTATGGCCCGGGGGGTTATTCGTTTAAGGATTTTACCCGGGTGGGAACTCCCTTAACTGTATTGTACGCCACCATCTGCATTGTCTTTATTACCTGGTACTACCACCTATAACCGCGAACAACTAAGAACCAAGAACCAAGAACTAAGAACTAAATGAACCTCCATCCCATTTCAACACGGGTCACCAAACCGGATCGCGAAAAGTTGCTGAATCAGCGGGCAAAAGTGATTTGGTTTACAGGCCTTTCCGGTTCGGGCAAATCCACGCTGGCCGTTCGGCTGGAAGCTCAGTTACATGAACGGGGATTTAAAACCTACCTTCTTGATGGGGACACTATCCGTAGCGGATTAAATAACGACCTGGCCTTTGATGAAGCCGGCCGAAGAGAAAATATCCGCAGGATTGGCGAAGTGTGCAAGCTGTTTATGGATGCCGGAGTGATTGTGTTATCGGCATTTATCTCACCATTTAAATCCGACCGGGAGAAAGTCAGGAAGATTGTGGGTAACGAAAATTACATCGAAGTTTTTGTAGATGCTCCGCTGGAGGTGTGCGAACAGCGCGATGTAAAAGGGTTGTACCGCAAAGCAAGAGCCGGGGAGATAAAGGAATTTACGGGTATTGATTCACCTTATGAGATCCCGGACAACCCCGACATTGTTTTGCAAACCCACAAGCTTACAGTTACCGATTCGCTGCAACAGCTTGAGCGCGTCATCCTTCCGAAAATCCGTCAATCATCAATCTAAAATCTTCAATCTAAAATCGAATGAACCAGTACTACCTTAGTCACCTGCAGGAACTTGAAGCCGAAGCCATTTTTGTTATCCGTGAAGTAGTTGCCCAGTTTGAGCGGCCGGCTTTATTGTTTTCGGGAGGGAAGGATTCGATTGTGCTGGCATATTTATCGCGCAAAGCATTTTACCCGGCACGCATACCATTTCCGCTGGTGCACATTGATACCGGTCATAATTTTCCTGAAACCATGGAGTATAGGGATTGGCTGGTGAAAGAGTTGGGTGTGCAGTTGGTTGTCGGGTTGGTTCAGGAAAGTATCGATACGGGGCGTGTAAAAGAGGAGACAGGTTATTATGCAAGCCGGAATGCACTGCAAACCGTTACGCTGCTCGATACAATTGAAAAATACAAGTTTGATGCGGCCATGGGCGGGGCGCGCAGAGATGAAGAAAAGGCCCGTGCCAAGGAGCGTTTCTTTTCGCATCGCGATGAGTTTGGCCAGTGGGATCCGAAAAATCAGCGCCCGGAACTTTGGAATTTATTTAACGGAAGGAAAAATATGGGTGAACATTTCCGGGTATTTCCGATTTCGAACTGGACGGAGATGGATGTTTGGCAGTACCTGTTTACGGAGAACATACCGATTCCGAAGTTATACTATGCCCATGAACGTGAAGTGATTGAACGCGATGGCGTGCTGCTTTCCACATCACCCTGGCTGAAACTGAAGCCGGATGAAAAACCTGTGATAAAGCGTGTCCGGTTCCGCACCTGTGGCGATATGCCGATAACCGGGGCGGTGGAATCGGAGGCCGACACCATTGAAAAGATTATTGCCGAAGTGGCCGCTTCGCGTAAAACCGAACGGGGAACACGGGCGGATGATAAACGCGGTGAAACGGCTATGGAGGACAGGAAAAGGTCGGGATATTTTTAGTCACCAGTTGCCGGTTACCGGCTCATAAAACAAAACATGGCTGTATGAAAAGCTTTAGAGATTTAGAAATTTATCGGGAGTCGAAGAGACTGGCTATTGAGGTACATAAACTTTCCATACAACTTCCAAAGTTTGAGTTATACGAAGAAGGGAGTCAAATAAGGAGGTCTTCAAAGGCTGTAACTTCAGCAATAGTCGAAGGATATGGAAGGAGACGATATAAGTCGGACTACATCAAGCATCTAATCTATGCTCAATCAGAGTGTGATGAAACAATCATTCATCTGGATTTTTTATTAGAAACCGAATCACTAAACGATCAGAAGTTATATAAAAAACTGACTGAGGAATACCAGGTTTTGAGTAAGAAGATAAATAAGTTTATTCAATGGGTTGAGAACAACATGGAATAGACTTAAAGTTTAATTTAAACAGGCAACCAGAAACCAGTAACCGGTAACCAATTAAGCATGAACCAACTCCTCCGTTTCACTACAGCCGGCAGCGTTGACGATGGTAAAAGCACATTGATCGGTCGGCTGCTGTACGACAGTAAATCTATTTTTGAGGATCAACTCGAGGCCGTGCAGGCTTCCAGTTCGAAGAAAGGCTTTGATTATGTGGATCTTTCATTGCTTACAGACGGCCTGCGTTCCGAACGCGAACAGGGTATCACCATTGATGTGGCGTACCGCTATTTTGCTACCCCCAAACGAAAATTTATTATTGCCGATACACCCGGGCACACTCAGTACACCCGCAACATGGTAACAGGCGCCTCAACGGCTAACCTGGCCCTTATACTAATTGATGCCCGCAAAGGATTGGTAGAACAAACCTACCGCCATTCGTTTATAGCTTCATTACTGAAAATACCGCACATCATTGTATGTGTAAATAAAATGGATCTGGTGAATTACGATGAGACGGTATTTGACAAAATTGTTCACGACTATAAAGCATTTTCTTCCAAGCTGGAAGTTTCCGATATCCAGTTTGTGCCCATCAGTGCCCTGCATGGCGATAACGTGGTGAACCGGTCGGAGAATATGCATTGGTACCAGGGGGCTACGTTGCTGCACATGCTGGAGACTGTGCACATCGAAAGTGACTATAACCATATTGATGCCCGCTTTCCGGTCCAACAGGTTATCAGGCCGCACACAACCGAACATCAGGATTTCCGCGGCTATGCCGGCCGGGTGGCCGGAGGCATTTTCAGAATTGGCGATGAGGTATTGATTTTGCCTTCGGGCTTTTCGTCACGCGTCAAATCCGTTCAACTGGGTGATCAGCAGCTATCTGAAGCTTTTGCACCGTTGTCGGTGGTAATCGCTCTGGAGGATGAACTGGATATCAGCCGGGGTGATCTCATCTGTAAGCCCAACAATCAACCGCAACTTACGCAGGATGTTGACCTGATGCTGTGTTGGATGAACCAGCGCCCGGTAAATCTTAATTCAAAATTTGTTGTTCGGCACACCACACTGGAGACCAGAGGTGTATTGAAGGAAATTCAGTATAAACTGGATATTAATACCTTGCAGCGGATGGAAGGGGTTGAGCAATTGGTGATGAACGATATAGCCCGGATTAAGATTCGTACAGCAAAAGCTATTGCCTGCGACAGTTACCGGAAAAACCGTATTACGGGAAGTGTTATTTTAGTGGATGAGGGAACCAATGAAACGGTGGCTGCAGGGATGATTGTGTGAGTTGCTTCAGGTTGCCGGTCGCCTGTCGCCTGTCGCTGGTAACCGGAGACCGGAAACATGCAACCTGGATTTACAAAATGAAAGGATTTGAATTATTAAAAGTTGGTATTCATGCAGCCGGATGTGCCTGCAAGGAAATTCTGGAG encodes:
- the cysC gene encoding adenylyl-sulfate kinase, encoding MNLHPISTRVTKPDREKLLNQRAKVIWFTGLSGSGKSTLAVRLEAQLHERGFKTYLLDGDTIRSGLNNDLAFDEAGRRENIRRIGEVCKLFMDAGVIVLSAFISPFKSDREKVRKIVGNENYIEVFVDAPLEVCEQRDVKGLYRKARAGEIKEFTGIDSPYEIPDNPDIVLQTHKLTVTDSLQQLERVILPKIRQSSI
- the cysD gene encoding sulfate adenylyltransferase subunit CysD gives rise to the protein MNQYYLSHLQELEAEAIFVIREVVAQFERPALLFSGGKDSIVLAYLSRKAFYPARIPFPLVHIDTGHNFPETMEYRDWLVKELGVQLVVGLVQESIDTGRVKEETGYYASRNALQTVTLLDTIEKYKFDAAMGGARRDEEKARAKERFFSHRDEFGQWDPKNQRPELWNLFNGRKNMGEHFRVFPISNWTEMDVWQYLFTENIPIPKLYYAHEREVIERDGVLLSTSPWLKLKPDEKPVIKRVRFRTCGDMPITGAVESEADTIEKIIAEVAASRKTERGTRADDKRGETAMEDRKRSGYF
- a CDS encoding SLC13 family permease — protein: MAVVVLLIVALYREWFNPALTFFIAILAFLLAGVLTPQELLRGLSNQQIILIFLLILITAGIRSVFGGAWFANLFRSNQSPRNFLLKMTTFSASVSAFLNNTPIVAFLIPYVKDWADRTGTPASKLLIPLSYATILGGMITVIGTSTNLVLLGLISQYNLPLLSYRDFLFLGIIVTLVGIAYLYFIGYRLLPDHGSKLSAVRQNLKEYLVEAEVHPGSSLIGKSVKEAGLRNLKDLFLVEIIRHDEVISPVSPEEVLAAGDSLYFSGNTQSIYNLIRHDNGLRIAQDASVEQFNFVEAVIPASSTLIGMRIKDSDFRKKFNASIVAIHRDGKRISGRIGERQLMGGDFLLLLSGNHQHSGLHEKDLFFVSAPKKVESSRSTLRVGVGVGSAALLIAGITGLIPLFTSCLIILTAMILFKILNLEQITRNLDFSLLMVLVCSLAIGVALEKSGAANLVAAGLITVSKSLGSVGALTALFLVTTLVTALVTNPAAVSIMFPIAMELSGQLQVSSTPFFVAIAFAASGDFMTPIGYQTNLMVYGPGGYSFKDFTRVGTPLTVLYATICIVFITWYYHL
- a CDS encoding GTP-binding protein, producing the protein MNQLLRFTTAGSVDDGKSTLIGRLLYDSKSIFEDQLEAVQASSSKKGFDYVDLSLLTDGLRSEREQGITIDVAYRYFATPKRKFIIADTPGHTQYTRNMVTGASTANLALILIDARKGLVEQTYRHSFIASLLKIPHIIVCVNKMDLVNYDETVFDKIVHDYKAFSSKLEVSDIQFVPISALHGDNVVNRSENMHWYQGATLLHMLETVHIESDYNHIDARFPVQQVIRPHTTEHQDFRGYAGRVAGGIFRIGDEVLILPSGFSSRVKSVQLGDQQLSEAFAPLSVVIALEDELDISRGDLICKPNNQPQLTQDVDLMLCWMNQRPVNLNSKFVVRHTTLETRGVLKEIQYKLDINTLQRMEGVEQLVMNDIARIKIRTAKAIACDSYRKNRITGSVILVDEGTNETVAAGMIV
- a CDS encoding HAD-IIIA family hydrolase, yielding MKQILERYTKDQVKKAAQVKAIFFDVDGVLTDGKIIYDDSGREIKEFNVKDGLIISHLKKAGIIAGAISGRESAAVSKRCAELNLDFCHQGILDKGSVCEKLMAHFKLKAKQVAFIGDDINDLPVFKKVGFPVCPADAMFYLHNRVALVTFAKGGKGVLREVADLVLAAKGQLKSLNIK
- a CDS encoding four helix bundle protein, which encodes MKSFRDLEIYRESKRLAIEVHKLSIQLPKFELYEEGSQIRRSSKAVTSAIVEGYGRRRYKSDYIKHLIYAQSECDETIIHLDFLLETESLNDQKLYKKLTEEYQVLSKKINKFIQWVENNME
- the kdsA gene encoding 3-deoxy-8-phosphooctulonate synthase encodes the protein MEKFRSVVSVTDSISLGSDRLVLFAGPCVAESYDICMETGTQVKASCEKLGIDYVFKASFDKANRTSGGSYRGPSVDMGLEILAMVKKDLKVPIVTDVHESYQCAEVASVVDVLQIPAFLCRQTDLLKAAARTGKAVKIKKGQFMAPEDMKYAVDKVRSEGNDNVFLTERGASFGYHTLVVDMRSLPIMRQFTPVVFDVTHSVQQPGGKGGSSGGQREFAPFLARAAAAAGVDGFFIETHPNPEKALSDGPNMIPLSEMEEFLTVLKKFWDLNRSLTH
- the ygiD gene encoding 4,5-DOPA dioxygenase extradiol, with product MATLNDLKKYTDKLYKENTTMPLLFIGHGSPMNGIEDNEFSRGWAAIGKEIPAPQAVLCISAHWYTKGTWVTAMEKPKTIHDFYGFPKALFDVQYPAPGSPELARHTANRVTKTTVGLDHEWGLDHGTWSVVRQMYPEATIPVFQLSIDSSKPPEYHYELAREISELRKKGVLIIGSGNMVHNLRIMNWNLPDAGFDWAIEANEKFKDFIQRNSHQPLLRYESLGKAAQLAIPTPDHYLPMIYILGLKDETDSISFFNDKTVMGSVSMTSFKVG